The following are encoded together in the Longimicrobium sp. genome:
- a CDS encoding BadF/BadG/BcrA/BcrD ATPase family protein → MDETFFAGVDGGGTRTTLVLADADGRELARAEGPAGLVDPRHPERSAEVIAGLVREAVGGLGPGRVPDALCAGLAGVGNEAERVAVEEALAELGVAGRVRVASDGEIALEGAFGGGAGILLIAGTGSVAYGRAGDGRMERCGGWGMIVGDEGSGYALGREGLKAALRSVDGREPPTPLLARFLDTLGLEHAREIPPWAGRVEKADVAALAREVLEAAALGDAVSMRVVRAQAAELAGHVGALASRLAPWPGEVPVVFHGGVLQNELFASLVSGHLGDTGHTCRVRPPQADAVHGALAYARALVHS, encoded by the coding sequence ATGGACGAAACCTTCTTCGCCGGCGTGGACGGCGGCGGCACCCGCACTACCCTGGTCCTGGCCGATGCCGACGGCCGCGAGCTGGCCCGCGCCGAGGGGCCGGCGGGGCTGGTGGATCCCCGCCACCCCGAGCGCAGCGCCGAGGTCATCGCCGGCCTGGTGCGCGAGGCGGTCGGCGGCCTGGGCCCGGGCCGCGTCCCCGACGCCCTGTGCGCCGGGCTGGCGGGCGTGGGGAACGAGGCCGAGCGGGTCGCCGTCGAGGAGGCGCTGGCCGAGCTGGGCGTCGCCGGGCGGGTGCGCGTGGCGTCCGACGGCGAGATCGCGCTGGAGGGCGCCTTCGGCGGCGGCGCGGGAATCCTGCTGATCGCCGGGACGGGTTCGGTGGCGTACGGCCGCGCCGGGGACGGGCGGATGGAGCGCTGCGGCGGGTGGGGGATGATCGTGGGCGACGAGGGGAGCGGATACGCCCTGGGGCGCGAGGGGCTGAAGGCGGCGCTGCGGTCGGTGGATGGGCGCGAGCCGCCTACCCCGCTGCTGGCCCGCTTTCTCGACACGCTGGGGTTGGAGCACGCGCGCGAGATTCCGCCCTGGGCGGGGCGCGTGGAAAAGGCTGACGTGGCGGCGCTCGCCCGCGAGGTGCTGGAGGCCGCGGCCCTGGGCGATGCCGTGTCGATGCGGGTGGTGCGGGCGCAGGCGGCGGAGCTGGCCGGCCACGTGGGCGCGCTCGCCTCGCGCCTGGCGCCCTGGCCGGGCGAAGTGCCGGTCGTCTTTCACGGCGGCGTGCTGCAGAATGAGCTGTTCGCCTCGCTGGTGTCGGGCCACCTGGGCGACACCGGCCACACCTGCCGGGTGCGCCCCCCCCAGGCCGACGCGGTGCACGGGGCCCTCGCCTACGCCCGCGCCCTCGTTCACTCCTGA
- the nagB gene encoding glucosamine-6-phosphate deaminase: MAQSRERVPVRILEHDQIASTLATRIAQVIRAKNAEGRPAVLGLATGSTPIGIYRELIRMHRDEGLDFSNVVSFNLDEYYPMEPDSIHSYHRYMWENLFEHINIPRENVNIPRGSLPRDQVEEHCRAYERAIAELGGIDFQLLGIGKTGHIGFNEPGSGVESRTRLIALDTVTRRDAAADFFGEDNVPTEAITMGVASILEAREVALIATGEHKATIIQRAVEGEPDPDIAATYLQNHRNATFYLDPAAAAELTRVKTPWVVGEVRWDRELEIRAVIWLSQATGKSILKLDNDDYREHHLSSLLARYRTAGPLNGEVFNALISKVRGKSKLPQGKRIIVFSPHPDDDVISMGGILNKLHHNENEIIVAYQTSGNIAVFDHEVRRYMDFLRRFGGDFALGDGGIEALTERIENFLDSKHPGQVDIDEVLKIKQRIREAEAVSGIETFGMRRDQACFLNLPFYQTGKVRKDAIGPRDVAITLQLLEENQPELIFVAGDLSDPHGTHRMCLEAVERALEQYSGEAPEVWYYRGAWQEWPVSEADVLVPLSEDELRHKILAIFKHQSQKDRAPFPGQDDREFWQRVEERNTSTARMVDSLGLPEYYAMEAYVIRRNGKPVEIETISTSALGAPPSMRRTADRAPRHGVPGTGGHPAPAAQLDLGQATG; this comes from the coding sequence ATGGCGCAGTCCCGCGAGCGCGTCCCCGTTCGCATTCTGGAACACGACCAGATCGCATCCACCCTCGCCACCCGCATCGCCCAGGTCATCCGCGCGAAGAACGCCGAAGGCAGGCCCGCCGTCCTGGGGCTCGCCACGGGCAGCACGCCCATCGGCATCTACCGCGAGCTGATCCGCATGCACCGCGACGAGGGGCTGGACTTTTCGAACGTCGTCAGCTTCAACCTCGACGAGTACTACCCGATGGAGCCGGACAGCATCCACAGCTATCACCGGTACATGTGGGAAAACCTGTTCGAGCACATCAACATCCCGCGCGAGAACGTCAACATCCCGCGCGGCTCGCTCCCCCGCGACCAGGTCGAGGAGCACTGCCGCGCCTACGAGCGGGCCATCGCCGAGCTGGGCGGCATCGACTTCCAGCTGCTGGGCATCGGCAAGACGGGGCACATCGGCTTCAACGAGCCCGGGTCCGGCGTGGAGTCGCGCACCCGGCTGATCGCGCTGGACACCGTCACCCGCCGCGACGCCGCCGCCGACTTCTTCGGCGAGGACAACGTGCCCACCGAGGCCATCACCATGGGCGTGGCCTCCATCCTCGAGGCGCGCGAGGTCGCCCTGATCGCCACGGGCGAGCACAAGGCCACCATCATCCAGCGCGCGGTAGAGGGCGAGCCCGACCCCGACATCGCCGCCACCTACCTGCAGAACCACCGCAACGCCACCTTCTACCTGGACCCGGCCGCCGCGGCCGAGCTCACGCGCGTCAAGACGCCGTGGGTGGTGGGCGAGGTGCGGTGGGACCGGGAGCTCGAGATCCGCGCCGTCATCTGGCTGAGCCAGGCCACCGGCAAGAGCATCCTGAAGCTCGACAACGACGACTACCGCGAGCACCACCTGTCGTCGCTGCTGGCGCGCTACCGCACCGCTGGGCCGCTGAACGGCGAGGTGTTCAACGCGCTGATCTCCAAGGTGCGCGGCAAGAGCAAGCTGCCGCAGGGCAAGCGCATCATCGTCTTCAGCCCGCACCCCGACGACGACGTCATCTCCATGGGCGGCATCCTCAACAAGCTGCACCACAACGAAAACGAGATCATCGTCGCCTACCAGACCTCGGGGAACATCGCCGTCTTCGACCACGAGGTGCGGCGCTACATGGACTTCCTGCGGCGCTTCGGCGGCGACTTCGCCCTGGGCGACGGCGGCATCGAGGCGCTGACGGAGCGCATCGAGAACTTCCTGGACAGCAAGCACCCCGGGCAGGTGGACATCGACGAGGTGCTGAAGATCAAGCAGCGCATCCGCGAGGCCGAGGCGGTGTCGGGGATCGAGACCTTCGGCATGCGCCGCGACCAGGCCTGCTTCCTGAACCTGCCCTTCTACCAGACGGGCAAGGTGCGCAAGGATGCCATCGGCCCGCGGGACGTGGCGATCACGCTGCAGCTGCTGGAAGAGAACCAGCCGGAGCTGATCTTCGTGGCGGGCGACCTGTCGGACCCGCACGGCACCCACCGCATGTGCCTGGAGGCGGTGGAGCGCGCGCTGGAGCAGTACTCCGGAGAGGCGCCCGAGGTGTGGTACTACCGCGGGGCCTGGCAGGAGTGGCCCGTCAGCGAGGCCGACGTGCTGGTGCCGCTTTCCGAAGACGAGCTCCGCCACAAGATCCTGGCCATCTTCAAGCACCAGAGCCAGAAGGACCGCGCCCCGTTCCCGGGCCAGGACGACCGCGAGTTCTGGCAGCGCGTGGAGGAGCGCAACACCTCTACCGCGCGCATGGTCGACAGCCTGGGCCTCCCCGAGTACTACGCCATGGAGGCGTACGTCATCCGCAGGAACGGAAAGCCCGTGGAGATCGAGACCATCTCCACCAGCGCGCTGGGCGCCCCGCCCTCCATGCGGCGGACGGCGGACCGGGCGCCGCGCCACGGGGTTCCGGGCACCGGCGGCCACCCGGCCCCGGCGGCGCAGCTGGATCTTGGCCAGGCCACCGGCTGA
- a CDS encoding endonuclease domain-containing protein — MSRFLFPGAEMRSPRRWRAPVQVQAAARELRSALTPAEDRLWSAIRKDQLAGLRFRRQHPVGPFILDFYCPRVRLCVELDGGIHEQQRERDQARTEALATVGVRVIRFRNEEVMNDLAGVLARIQAAAT, encoded by the coding sequence ATGTCGCGTTTCCTTTTCCCCGGTGCAGAGATGCGGAGTCCGAGACGGTGGCGTGCTCCGGTGCAGGTTCAGGCTGCGGCTAGGGAGCTCCGGAGCGCGTTGACCCCGGCCGAGGACCGGCTCTGGAGCGCGATCCGGAAGGATCAGCTCGCCGGATTGCGCTTCCGCCGGCAGCACCCGGTCGGGCCGTTCATCCTGGATTTCTACTGTCCCCGCGTACGGCTCTGCGTTGAACTGGACGGCGGGATACATGAGCAGCAGCGGGAGCGAGACCAAGCGCGCACCGAAGCGTTAGCCACGGTCGGCGTTCGCGTGATCCGGTTCCGCAACGAAGAAGTCATGAACGACCTCGCGGGCGTGCTGGCGCGCATCCAGGCTGCCGCCACGTAA
- a CDS encoding serine hydrolase domain-containing protein, with protein MIVRLLTLAALAGAAACTPSPTVAPSPAPRMPAVTVLTPAAPDAAGLDRTLPATLDWLARKSIVDTVAPAVAIAVGRHGRLVHQAGYGAVDWAPGSAAVTDSTLFDLASITKVVASTTAAMILEEQGLLDLDRTVASYLPELSDTAKAGITIRHLLTHRGGLEAFAPLYRQFRGREQYLEQINLRPLKSAPGAQTVYSDWDLILLQLVMERITGQPLDAFVRERVFAPLGMRETGFLPRVPRDRIAATERDSARGGLIWGEVHDPNAWAMGGVAGHAGLFGSVRDLAVFAQMLLNGGEYGGVRLLKPQTIARWTAPQGPGASRAIGWDTPAGQSSAGRFFSARSFGHTGYTGTSMWVDPERGLFVILLTTRVNPTSQNQKQTPLRRTVADAVQSAITDAPLVDWEARRATPAPAP; from the coding sequence ATGATCGTTCGCTTGCTGACCTTGGCCGCGCTGGCGGGCGCCGCCGCGTGCACGCCCAGCCCCACGGTCGCCCCGTCCCCCGCGCCGCGGATGCCGGCGGTGACGGTGCTGACCCCCGCCGCGCCGGACGCCGCGGGGCTGGACCGGACCCTTCCCGCCACGCTCGACTGGCTCGCCCGCAAATCGATCGTGGACACCGTCGCGCCGGCCGTGGCGATCGCCGTGGGCCGGCACGGGCGGCTGGTGCACCAGGCGGGATACGGGGCGGTGGACTGGGCCCCCGGGTCGGCGGCGGTGACGGACAGCACGCTCTTCGACCTGGCGTCCATCACCAAGGTGGTGGCGAGCACGACGGCGGCGATGATCCTGGAAGAGCAGGGGCTGCTGGACCTGGACCGCACGGTCGCCAGCTACCTGCCGGAATTGTCCGACACGGCCAAGGCGGGCATCACCATCCGACACCTGCTGACCCACCGCGGCGGGCTGGAGGCGTTCGCGCCGCTGTACCGGCAGTTTCGCGGGCGCGAGCAGTACCTGGAGCAGATCAACCTTCGCCCGCTGAAGTCCGCGCCCGGCGCGCAGACCGTGTACAGCGACTGGGACCTGATCCTCCTTCAATTGGTGATGGAGCGCATCACCGGCCAGCCGCTGGATGCCTTCGTCCGAGAGCGCGTCTTCGCGCCGCTGGGGATGCGCGAGACGGGCTTTTTGCCGCGGGTGCCGCGCGACCGCATTGCCGCCACGGAGCGCGACAGCGCGCGCGGCGGGCTGATCTGGGGCGAGGTGCACGATCCCAACGCGTGGGCCATGGGGGGCGTGGCGGGGCACGCGGGATTGTTCGGGAGCGTGCGGGACCTGGCGGTGTTCGCGCAGATGCTGCTGAACGGCGGAGAGTACGGGGGCGTGCGCCTGTTGAAGCCGCAGACGATCGCGAGGTGGACGGCGCCGCAGGGCCCCGGCGCCAGCCGTGCGATCGGGTGGGACACGCCGGCGGGGCAGTCCAGCGCGGGGCGGTTCTTTTCGGCCCGCAGCTTTGGGCACACGGGGTACACGGGAACGTCGATGTGGGTGGATCCCGAGCGCGGGCTGTTCGTGATCCTGCTGACCACGCGGGTGAACCCCACGAGCCAGAACCAAAAGCAGACGCCGCTGCGCCGCACGGTGGCGGATGCGGTGCAGTCGGCCATCACCGATGCCCCGCTGGTGGACTGGGAGGCGCGCCGGGCCACGCCTGCGCCTGCCCCGTGA
- a CDS encoding DUF4349 domain-containing protein, protein MTIDRKHLVLPLLLALAACGAGESESAARTESVDLVSLEEAPPAQDAASSADVALSRGVESGAPQVARVRGNGEQVAEVQVLTDPAVTTTTTGTRVTDASLPVAPGSVSLDPMIIRTGTANVQVDSLDRGIAQVRALAARVGGIIGNTSIRGGTDQERHASIELRVPSQNFDAALTGLNPIGKVQNVNVTAQDVGEEYADVTARVANARRLESRLLDLLDRRTGRLEEILNLEREVARVREEIERYEGRLRYLRTRASISTLTITLHEPNAVIGTPRGERPIRDAFGIAWRNFVGLIAGLIAATGLLIPLAIVLYGAWRAWRSFRRREAERDAIYRENIRRARASAPDEPAPLP, encoded by the coding sequence ATGACGATTGATCGAAAACACCTGGTGCTGCCCCTGCTCCTGGCCCTGGCCGCGTGCGGCGCCGGCGAGAGTGAGTCCGCCGCCCGGACCGAGAGCGTCGACCTCGTCAGCCTCGAGGAGGCTCCGCCCGCGCAGGACGCCGCGTCGTCCGCCGATGTCGCGCTCAGCCGCGGCGTGGAGAGCGGAGCGCCGCAGGTCGCCCGCGTCCGCGGGAACGGCGAGCAGGTGGCCGAGGTCCAGGTGCTGACCGACCCCGCCGTCACCACCACGACCACCGGCACACGGGTCACCGACGCCAGCCTCCCCGTGGCGCCGGGCTCCGTGTCGCTGGACCCCATGATCATCCGCACGGGCACGGCCAACGTGCAGGTAGACTCGCTGGACCGCGGCATTGCGCAGGTGCGCGCGCTGGCGGCACGGGTGGGGGGCATCATCGGCAACACCAGCATCCGCGGGGGCACGGACCAGGAGCGGCACGCCAGCATCGAGCTGCGCGTGCCCAGCCAGAACTTCGACGCGGCGCTCACCGGGCTGAACCCGATCGGCAAGGTGCAGAACGTGAACGTCACGGCGCAGGACGTGGGCGAGGAGTACGCCGACGTCACCGCGCGCGTGGCGAACGCGCGCCGGCTCGAGTCGCGGCTGCTGGACCTGCTGGACCGGCGCACGGGGCGGCTGGAGGAGATCCTGAACCTGGAGCGCGAGGTCGCCCGCGTCCGGGAAGAGATCGAGCGCTACGAGGGACGCCTTCGCTACCTGCGCACCCGCGCCTCCATCAGCACCCTCACCATCACCCTTCACGAGCCCAACGCTGTGATCGGAACGCCACGCGGCGAGCGGCCCATCCGCGACGCGTTCGGGATCGCCTGGCGCAACTTCGTGGGGCTGATCGCCGGGCTCATCGCCGCGACGGGGCTGCTGATTCCCCTCGCCATTGTACTCTACGGCGCCTGGCGGGCATGGCGCTCGTTCCGCCGCCGCGAGGCCGAGCGCGACGCCATCTACCGCGAGAACATCCGCCGCGCACGGGCGAGCGCGCCCGACGAACCCGCGCCCCTTCCCTGA
- a CDS encoding LLM class flavin-dependent oxidoreductase has product MAKLKLGVVDQSPVRTGGTAADAVRETLELARITERLGYGRYWLAEHHSTNSFAGSSPAVLIARVAAETRTMRVGSGGVMLSHYSPLQVAENFRMLEALYPGRIDLGVGRAPGGDARATLALAYGRGRLGAEHFPGQVQDLIGWAADGFDDQHPWRRVRAMPRATTVPEFWLLGSGGSSALYAAENGCGYSFAQFISGQDGASLVRQYQDAFRPSPWRAAPEASVALGVICAETEGEAHRLASSLELWNRRIMRGMDRGIPSPDEAMAELGPGWRPPPLGQDGARMIAGTPAQVRDELHRVAARYAADELMIVTVTHEWRARARSYELVAEAMKE; this is encoded by the coding sequence ATGGCGAAGCTGAAGCTGGGCGTGGTGGACCAGTCGCCGGTGCGGACGGGCGGAACGGCGGCGGACGCCGTGCGCGAGACGCTGGAGCTGGCGCGGATCACCGAGCGGCTGGGGTACGGGCGGTACTGGCTGGCCGAGCACCACAGCACCAACTCGTTCGCGGGCTCGTCGCCCGCGGTGCTGATCGCGCGGGTGGCTGCCGAAACCCGCACCATGCGCGTGGGATCGGGCGGGGTGATGCTTTCGCACTACTCACCGCTGCAGGTGGCGGAAAACTTCCGCATGCTCGAAGCGCTGTACCCCGGCCGCATCGACCTGGGGGTGGGCCGCGCGCCCGGCGGCGACGCGCGCGCCACCCTGGCGCTCGCGTACGGCCGCGGCCGGCTGGGCGCCGAGCACTTTCCCGGGCAGGTGCAGGACCTCATCGGCTGGGCAGCGGACGGCTTCGACGATCAGCACCCCTGGCGCCGCGTACGCGCCATGCCGCGGGCTACCACCGTCCCGGAATTCTGGCTGCTGGGCTCCGGCGGCAGCAGCGCCCTGTACGCGGCCGAGAACGGCTGCGGCTACTCGTTCGCGCAGTTCATCAGCGGGCAGGACGGCGCGTCGCTCGTCCGCCAGTACCAGGACGCCTTCCGCCCCTCGCCCTGGCGCGCGGCCCCGGAGGCCAGCGTGGCACTGGGCGTGATCTGCGCGGAAACGGAGGGAGAGGCCCACCGGCTGGCGAGCAGCCTGGAGCTGTGGAACCGCCGCATCATGCGGGGAATGGACCGCGGGATCCCTTCGCCGGACGAGGCGATGGCGGAGCTGGGCCCGGGCTGGAGGCCGCCGCCGCTGGGACAGGACGGCGCCCGCATGATTGCCGGAACGCCCGCCCAGGTGCGCGACGAACTCCACCGCGTGGCCGCCCGCTACGCCGCCGACGAGCTGATGATCGTCACGGTCACGCACGAGTGGCGGGCCCGGGCAAGGTCGTACGAACTCGTGGCGGAAGCGATGAAGGAGTGA